The genomic stretch GATGTGGCCTGCCCCATCGCATCGGGATCAGAGCCGCTCGACCCGGCAGAAGGGCGCCAGGATCCTGAAATCAATTGTTTGCTGCGTGGTCGTCAATACCCCGCGTGCATCCGAACAGGAGCCGTTGGCCAGTACCCGCAATGGAGTCGTCATGCGCAGTGACCAGCCTTCGGGAAGCGTGATCGGCGGTATCCCGCCGTTGGCTTTTCCTTCCAGCGGGGTGCCGCTGGCACGAACGGTGCCGGGCAGATGCTCGACCTGCTGCAGCACGTCATCAACTTGGGTGGCTTCCTGCCACGAGCGGATCATCCGGTAGCTGGGAGGCGCGGCGATGGCGGTGGCCATTGCAAGGATTGCCATCACCACAACCAGCTCAAGCAGCGTGTAGCCCGGCGTACGCCGACTCATTGCTGCGGCAGCATCCCGACGTCGGCGTCGTATCCGTCACCGCCATTCTTGCCATCGGCGCCAAGGGAATACAGCGCGAAGGCGTGTGTCCCCGTGGATTTGGGGGCGTACTGGTATGCATTGCCCCACGGGTCCTGGGGTACGCCATCTTCCAGATACGGGCCCTTCCATCGCTGCGCGAGCTTGGCATCTGCGGGTTGCTCGACCAGCGATGCCAGCCCTTCTTCCTGGGTGGGGTAGCGGCCTGTATCCAGGCGCATAGTTTCCAGTGCGCCCTTTAGCATTTTCACTTGGGTCTCGGCAGTCTGCACCTTGGCTTTGTCGGCCTGGCCGAACAGGCGAGGCCCCACGAGACCCATGATGAGGCCGATGATGACCAGCACCACGATCATTTCCAACAGGGTGAAGCCCTGCGCGGTGGCGCGGCGGAAACGGGGGGAACGGCCGGTACTGGGATGGGCGGCGATCATGGCGGTCTTTCGTGCAGAAAAGCGGCAGGAAGTCTAGCAGTTTGGCTGGAGGCGGGGCGCGCCGCCTCCGCGGCTGTTAACCTATCGTCAGAACCGCATACCGCGTGCCCGCCGATGATGTCCCAGCTCTTTTCCCGCAGTGCCGGGCACTTCGCTTTGTGGCGAACCTTGGTGCAGCAGGACCTCGCGGTGAAATACCGGGGTACGTTGCTGGGCCGGGCATGGCCCTTGTTGATGCCACTGATGATGCTGGCG from Thermomonas sp. XSG encodes the following:
- a CDS encoding type II secretion system protein yields the protein MSRRTPGYTLLELVVVMAILAMATAIAAPPSYRMIRSWQEATQVDDVLQQVEHLPGTVRASGTPLEGKANGGIPPITLPEGWSLRMTTPLRVLANGSCSDARGVLTTTQQTIDFRILAPFCRVERL
- the gspG gene encoding type II secretion system major pseudopilin GspG, with amino-acid sequence MIAAHPSTGRSPRFRRATAQGFTLLEMIVVLVIIGLIMGLVGPRLFGQADKAKVQTAETQVKMLKGALETMRLDTGRYPTQEEGLASLVEQPADAKLAQRWKGPYLEDGVPQDPWGNAYQYAPKSTGTHAFALYSLGADGKNGGDGYDADVGMLPQQ